Proteins found in one Limnobaculum xujianqingii genomic segment:
- the thiP gene encoding thiamine/thiamine pyrophosphate ABC transporter permease ThiP has product MAKRRQPLIPFWLWPGLIAATLILSVAFAAFAALWFYSPAGDIRQLLNDSYLWHVVRFTFWQAFLSVLVSLIPAIFVARALYRRRFIGRTLMLRLCAMTLVLPVLVAVFGLLSVYGQRGWLANLLSSMGFDYDFSPYGLQGILLAHAFFNLPLSTRLLLQSLEGIAVEQRQLAAQLGMNSWQRFRFVEWPALKRQILPTGALVFMLCFASFATVLSLGGGPKATTVELAIYQALHYDFDPQRAALLGLIQLVCCLSIVLLSQRLNPSLPVGNTYGQQWRDRQDSQLSKITDGLLITLTLCLLLPPLMAVILDGINSAALEVLQQSAMWQSLFTSLRIALGSGLLSLALTMMLLWSSRELRLRHNPWGARLEISGMVILAMPAIVLATGFFLLLNSTTGLPDSADGIVILVNALMAIPYALKVLENPMRDLGERYSLLSLSLGLTGWNRLRWIELKALKRPLAQALAFVSVLSIGDFGVIALFGNEQFRTLPYYLYQQLGNYRSESGAVTALLLLLLCFFLFSLIERLPGRSHDRSE; this is encoded by the coding sequence ATGGCAAAACGCCGTCAGCCGCTAATTCCCTTCTGGCTTTGGCCGGGTTTGATTGCCGCAACGTTGATCCTCAGCGTTGCGTTCGCTGCTTTTGCTGCGCTGTGGTTTTATTCTCCTGCCGGGGATATCCGGCAGCTATTAAATGACAGCTACCTGTGGCATGTGGTACGTTTTACTTTCTGGCAGGCCTTTTTATCAGTATTGGTTTCTCTGATACCGGCCATTTTTGTTGCCCGGGCACTTTATCGCCGACGTTTTATTGGTAGAACGTTGATGTTGCGCCTGTGCGCAATGACGCTGGTATTGCCGGTGCTGGTCGCTGTTTTTGGCTTACTCAGCGTATATGGTCAACGAGGCTGGCTGGCTAACTTACTAAGCTCCATGGGGTTTGACTATGATTTCTCTCCCTATGGATTACAGGGCATTTTGCTGGCGCATGCCTTCTTCAATTTACCGTTATCGACCCGGCTGCTGCTCCAGTCGCTGGAAGGTATTGCGGTTGAGCAACGTCAGTTAGCTGCGCAATTAGGCATGAACTCATGGCAGCGCTTTCGTTTTGTTGAATGGCCAGCCTTAAAGCGTCAAATCCTGCCAACCGGTGCATTAGTGTTTATGTTATGTTTTGCCAGCTTTGCTACCGTGTTATCTCTCGGTGGCGGTCCTAAAGCAACCACCGTTGAACTGGCCATTTATCAGGCGCTGCATTATGACTTTGATCCTCAACGCGCCGCTTTATTAGGATTAATTCAACTGGTCTGTTGTCTGTCTATTGTACTTCTCAGCCAGCGCCTCAACCCGTCATTACCCGTGGGAAATACCTACGGTCAACAATGGCGAGACCGGCAAGATTCCCAGCTAAGTAAAATAACCGATGGTCTGCTGATTACCCTGACCTTATGTTTGCTGCTTCCACCTCTGATGGCCGTAATATTGGATGGTATTAATAGCGCAGCACTTGAGGTGCTTCAACAAAGCGCAATGTGGCAATCATTATTTACCTCGTTGCGTATTGCTCTGGGTTCCGGGTTGCTCAGCCTGGCGCTAACTATGATGTTATTGTGGAGCAGCAGAGAACTTCGCCTACGCCACAACCCCTGGGGAGCCAGACTCGAAATCAGCGGTATGGTCATTTTGGCTATGCCAGCCATTGTGTTAGCCACCGGTTTCTTTTTACTACTAAACAGCACCACCGGACTGCCAGACTCTGCTGATGGCATCGTAATACTGGTTAATGCACTGATGGCAATTCCTTATGCGTTAAAAGTACTGGAAAACCCGATGCGCGATCTGGGTGAGCGCTATTCTTTACTTAGCTTATCGTTAGGGTTAACCGGTTGGAACAGATTACGTTGGATTGAGTTAAAAGCCCTGAAGCGCCCACTGGCTCAGGCATTAGCCTTTGTCAGTGTGCTGTCGATTGGTGATTTTGGCGTGATCGCGCTGTTCGGCAATGAACAATTTCGCACCTTACCCTACTATCTCTATCAGCAGTTGGGAAATTACCGCAGTGAATCTGGTGCCGTAACGGCCTTACTGTTATTGCTGCTGTGCTTTTTTCTGTTTTCTTTGATTGAACGACTTCCCGGACGTAGCCATGATCGCTCTGAATAA
- a CDS encoding DNA polymerase II — protein MNSVQQGFILTRHWRDTPSGIEIDYWLATDSGPQRIRLPLQQAVAFSPASSNARITTLLSSERGWSLRPLEMQDFSCQPVDGLYCRQYRQLQRIEKSLNESGITLYEADIRPPERYLMERFITAPVWFQGEPAADGSLINAQIKAAPDYRPNLTTVSLDIETTEHGELYSIGLYGCGQKQVYMLGPENGTPHQHDFNLEYVASRPLLLQKLNQWIAEHDPDVIIGWNLVQFDLRVLQKHAERYQIPLTFGRDNSPLEWREHGFKQGHFFASASGRLIIDGIEALKSATWNFASFSLENVSRELLNEGKAIDNPYQRMDEINRMFREDKPALAYYNLMDCVLVTRIFDKTQLMTFLSERATVTGLAADRSGGSVAAFTHLYLPRMHRIGYVAPNLGTLPEEHSPGGYVMSSTPGLYDSVLVLDYKSLYPSIIRTFLIDPVGLIAGTLKEEQQQTVPGFRHARFSRTTHCLPDIVEQIWRGREEAKRSDNKPLSQALKIIMNAFYGVLGSSGCRFFDPRLASSITLRGHEIMLKTRELIEQQGYQVIYGDTDSTFVWLKKAHTNQQANQIGRELVKHVNLWWQTMLKEEMGLESALELEFETHFNRFLMPTIRGAEQGSKKRYAGLISSDNGDSEIIYKGMETVRTDWTPLAQHFQQQLYSLIFHNQPYQEFIRDYVAKTLNGEFDSQLIYSKRLRRRLSEYQKNVPPHARAAKLADEYNQAHGRPLQYQNGGTIRYLITLQGPQPLENLQSPIDYQHYISRQLEPIADAILPFMHDNFDSLVTGQMGLF, from the coding sequence GTGAATTCAGTTCAACAAGGTTTTATCCTGACTCGTCATTGGCGGGATACCCCTTCAGGCATTGAAATTGACTACTGGCTGGCAACGGACAGTGGCCCACAGCGTATACGTTTACCCTTACAGCAAGCCGTTGCTTTTTCTCCTGCATCCAGTAATGCCCGTATTACTACCTTGCTCTCCTCTGAACGAGGATGGAGTTTGCGTCCGTTGGAAATGCAGGATTTTAGCTGCCAGCCGGTAGATGGATTGTACTGCCGCCAGTATCGCCAACTGCAACGCATAGAAAAGAGTCTGAACGAATCAGGCATTACGCTATATGAAGCGGATATCCGACCGCCAGAACGTTATCTGATGGAACGTTTTATTACAGCTCCGGTCTGGTTTCAGGGGGAACCAGCTGCCGATGGTAGCCTGATAAATGCTCAGATAAAAGCGGCACCTGATTATCGCCCTAACTTAACTACCGTTTCTCTGGATATTGAAACCACAGAACACGGAGAGCTTTATTCTATTGGTCTGTACGGCTGTGGGCAAAAGCAGGTCTATATGCTCGGTCCGGAAAATGGCACACCTCACCAGCATGACTTTAATCTCGAGTATGTCGCCAGCCGTCCCTTGCTGCTGCAAAAACTTAACCAATGGATCGCAGAACACGATCCCGATGTCATTATTGGCTGGAATCTGGTGCAGTTCGATTTACGGGTGTTACAAAAACATGCTGAACGCTATCAGATACCCCTCACTTTTGGCCGGGATAATAGCCCACTGGAATGGCGAGAACATGGTTTCAAACAGGGGCATTTCTTTGCTTCTGCTAGCGGGCGTTTAATTATTGATGGTATTGAAGCACTGAAAAGCGCCACCTGGAACTTTGCCTCCTTTAGTCTGGAAAATGTTTCCCGGGAATTATTAAACGAAGGAAAAGCCATCGATAATCCCTACCAGCGAATGGATGAAATCAATCGCATGTTCAGGGAGGATAAGCCTGCGCTGGCCTACTACAATCTGATGGACTGCGTGCTGGTTACCCGCATTTTTGATAAAACCCAGTTAATGACCTTCTTGTCAGAACGAGCAACCGTCACGGGTTTAGCGGCCGATCGCAGTGGCGGTTCGGTTGCGGCTTTTACTCATCTCTATCTTCCCCGTATGCATCGAATCGGCTATGTAGCGCCTAATTTGGGTACTTTACCGGAAGAGCATAGCCCCGGGGGTTATGTGATGTCTTCCACTCCCGGTCTGTATGACTCAGTGTTGGTTCTTGATTATAAAAGCCTGTATCCCTCTATTATTCGTACTTTTCTCATTGATCCTGTTGGTCTGATTGCCGGAACGCTAAAAGAAGAACAACAGCAAACGGTACCCGGTTTCCGCCATGCCCGTTTTTCCCGAACCACCCACTGTTTGCCCGACATTGTTGAGCAAATATGGCGTGGACGCGAAGAAGCTAAACGTTCCGATAATAAACCGCTATCTCAGGCGCTAAAAATTATCATGAATGCCTTTTATGGTGTGTTAGGTTCCAGCGGCTGCCGGTTTTTCGATCCTCGTCTTGCCTCATCTATCACCCTGCGTGGTCATGAAATCATGCTGAAAACTCGTGAGTTGATTGAACAACAGGGATATCAGGTCATTTACGGAGATACTGATTCAACTTTCGTCTGGCTCAAAAAAGCCCATACTAACCAACAGGCTAACCAAATAGGGCGAGAGCTGGTTAAGCATGTCAATCTGTGGTGGCAAACCATGCTCAAAGAGGAGATGGGCCTCGAGTCAGCACTTGAACTGGAGTTTGAAACTCACTTTAACCGCTTCTTAATGCCAACTATTCGTGGGGCTGAACAAGGCAGTAAAAAGCGTTATGCTGGCCTGATCTCAAGCGATAATGGCGATAGTGAGATCATTTATAAAGGCATGGAAACGGTACGGACCGACTGGACTCCATTAGCACAACATTTTCAGCAGCAGTTGTACTCCTTGATATTTCACAATCAGCCTTATCAGGAATTTATCCGCGATTATGTGGCAAAAACCCTCAATGGCGAATTTGATTCGCAGTTGATTTACAGTAAGCGACTGCGCCGACGGCTGTCGGAATACCAAAAAAATGTACCACCACATGCCAGAGCCGCAAAACTGGCCGATGAATATAATCAGGCCCACGGCCGCCCCCTGCAGTATCAAAACGGGGGGACCATTCGCTATTTAATTACCCTACAGGGCCCGCAACCGCTGGAAAACCTACAGTCGCCTATTGACTATCAACACTATATTTCTCGCCAGTTAGAACCAATTGCAGATGCAATATTGCCATTTATGCACGATAATTTTGATTCACTGGTTACTGGTCAAATGGGGTTGTTTTAA
- the rluA gene encoding bifunctional tRNA pseudouridine(32) synthase/23S rRNA pseudouridine(746) synthase RluA — protein MEAYHPSQDPWLYILYQDEHIMVVNKPSGLLSVPGKAPEHQDSIMARIQRDFPTAESVHRLDMATSGVMVVALNKAAERELKRQFREREPKKSYIARVWGHLEKDEGLIDLPLICDWPNRPKQKVCYDTGKSAQTEYQVISRDEDGSTRVKLMPITGRSHQLRVHMLEMGHPILGDKFYAHPEAKAMAPRLQLHAQELCIHHPAFGGPMHFKCEPDF, from the coding sequence ATGGAAGCCTATCACCCTTCACAAGACCCATGGTTATACATTCTGTATCAGGATGAACATATCATGGTGGTGAACAAACCCAGCGGCTTGCTGTCTGTTCCCGGTAAAGCACCGGAACATCAAGATAGCATCATGGCTCGAATTCAGCGTGATTTCCCCACGGCCGAGTCGGTTCATCGGCTGGATATGGCAACCAGTGGTGTGATGGTGGTGGCATTAAATAAGGCGGCAGAGCGGGAACTAAAACGGCAATTTCGCGAACGTGAACCCAAAAAATCTTATATTGCTCGAGTTTGGGGTCATCTGGAAAAAGATGAGGGTTTGATTGATTTGCCGCTGATTTGTGACTGGCCTAATCGCCCGAAACAAAAAGTCTGTTATGACACCGGGAAGAGCGCCCAAACAGAATATCAGGTGATTAGTCGTGACGAGGATGGTTCCACACGGGTAAAACTGATGCCAATTACCGGACGTTCTCATCAGCTACGTGTACATATGCTGGAGATGGGCCATCCTATCTTAGGTGATAAATTTTATGCGCACCCGGAAGCTAAAGCGATGGCTCCGCGGTTACAGTTACATGCTCAAGAGTTATGCATCCATCACCCGGCATTCGGTGGTCCAATGCATTTTAAATGTGAGCCAGATTTTTAA
- the rapA gene encoding RNA polymerase-associated protein RapA has translation MPFTLGQRWISDTESDLGLGTVVAQDARTVTLLFPAIGENRLYAKADSPITRVMFNPGDTITSHEGWQLLVDSVKEENGVLTYIGRRLDTNEENSTLREIMLDSKLTFSKPQDRLFAGQLDRMDRFSLRYRARKYQSEQYRMPWSGLTGIRASLIPHQLHIANEVGHRHAPRVLLADEVGLGKTIEAGMIIHQQLLAGRVERVLIVVPETLQHQWLVEMLRRFNLHFSLFDEERYAESRQDFDNPFETEQLVICSLNFVCQSKQRLNDLVEANWDLLVVDEAHHLAWSEEAPSRNYLAIEQLAQHTPGVLLLTATPEQLGQESHFARLRLLDPDRFHDYQEFVDEQQKYRPVADAVSLLVSGDMLDDRAKNSLSELISEQDIEPLLKAANLDSEENESARTELVNMLMDRHGTSRVLFRNTRQGVKGFPIRYLHQIKLPLPTQYQTAFKVAKIMNGKKPIDTQAHDMLYPEQIFQNFEGDSVSWLNFDPRVEWLMEYLKQNRNEKILVICAQAATALQLEQTLREREGIHAAVFHEGLSIIERDRAAAWFASEENGAQVLLCSEIGSEGRNFQFASRLVMFDLPFNPDLLEQRIGRLDRIGQTRDIQIIVPYLENTAQAILIRWFHEGLDAFEHTCPTGRPVYDAVHDELMTYLAEPAEQAGFDDFIQRCHTKHLSLKAQLENGRDRLLEMNSNGGERAQALVQAIAEQDNNVDLIGFTINLFDIIGINQEDDSDNLMILTPSDHMLVPDFPGIPQDGCTITFDREKALSREDAQFISWEHPIVRNGLDLILSGDTGSCAVSLLKNKALPVGTMLMELIYVVEAQAPKNLQLTRFLPPTPIRLMMDRKGTNLAAQVGFESFNRQLSAVNRHTGSKLVNAVQKDIHEVLQMAETEIAKQAQALIDGAKQEADDTLTLEFNRLNALKAVNPTIRDDELQAIEDNRQQILDCLQQASWRLDAIRMIVVSHQ, from the coding sequence ATGCCCTTTACTTTAGGTCAACGCTGGATTAGCGATACGGAAAGTGATTTAGGACTAGGAACAGTCGTTGCGCAGGATGCCCGAACCGTAACTTTATTGTTCCCTGCCATTGGGGAGAATCGGCTGTATGCAAAAGCTGACTCTCCGATAACCCGCGTCATGTTTAATCCGGGAGATACCATAACCAGCCACGAAGGTTGGCAGTTACTGGTTGACAGCGTTAAAGAAGAAAATGGCGTTCTGACCTATATCGGTCGTCGTCTTGATACCAATGAAGAAAATAGCACCCTGCGGGAAATCATGCTGGATAGCAAACTGACTTTCAGCAAACCACAGGACCGTCTGTTTGCTGGTCAGCTCGATCGTATGGATCGTTTTAGTCTGCGTTATCGGGCAAGAAAATATCAAAGCGAACAGTATCGTATGCCGTGGAGTGGCCTGACAGGTATACGCGCCAGCTTAATTCCCCACCAATTACATATTGCCAATGAAGTTGGTCATCGCCATGCACCACGTGTTTTGCTGGCGGATGAAGTAGGTCTGGGAAAAACTATCGAAGCCGGGATGATTATCCACCAGCAATTGCTGGCGGGTCGGGTTGAGCGAGTGCTGATTGTGGTACCTGAAACCCTGCAACACCAATGGCTGGTTGAAATGCTACGTCGCTTTAACCTGCATTTTTCTCTGTTTGATGAAGAGCGCTATGCGGAAAGCCGTCAGGACTTCGATAACCCATTTGAAACTGAACAACTGGTTATCTGCTCCCTGAATTTCGTTTGTCAAAGCAAACAGCGCCTGAACGATCTGGTTGAAGCTAACTGGGACCTGCTGGTGGTCGATGAAGCCCATCATCTGGCGTGGAGCGAAGAGGCACCAAGCCGCAACTATCTGGCGATTGAACAACTGGCCCAGCATACGCCCGGCGTGTTATTGCTAACGGCAACCCCGGAACAGCTGGGACAAGAGAGCCATTTTGCCCGTTTGCGACTGCTGGACCCGGATCGTTTCCACGATTATCAGGAGTTTGTTGACGAACAGCAGAAATATCGCCCGGTTGCTGACGCAGTAAGTTTATTAGTCAGCGGCGATATGCTGGACGATCGGGCGAAAAACTCCCTGAGTGAATTAATCAGCGAGCAGGATATCGAGCCGTTATTAAAGGCAGCGAATCTTGACAGCGAAGAGAATGAATCAGCCCGTACCGAGCTGGTTAATATGCTAATGGACCGCCACGGTACCAGCCGTGTCCTGTTCCGTAACACCCGTCAGGGTGTGAAAGGCTTCCCTATCCGCTATTTGCATCAAATAAAACTGCCTCTGCCAACTCAGTATCAAACCGCGTTTAAAGTCGCGAAAATCATGAATGGCAAAAAGCCAATTGATACTCAGGCCCATGACATGCTTTATCCTGAGCAAATCTTCCAGAATTTTGAAGGGGATAGCGTCAGCTGGCTGAATTTCGATCCACGCGTTGAGTGGCTGATGGAATACCTGAAGCAAAATCGCAACGAAAAGATTCTGGTGATTTGCGCCCAGGCCGCAACCGCTTTACAGCTTGAACAGACGCTGCGTGAGCGTGAAGGTATCCATGCTGCCGTATTCCATGAAGGCTTATCCATCATAGAACGTGACCGCGCTGCCGCCTGGTTTGCCTCTGAAGAAAATGGTGCTCAGGTTCTGCTGTGTTCTGAAATAGGCTCTGAAGGCCGCAATTTCCAGTTTGCCAGCCGGTTAGTGATGTTTGACCTGCCGTTTAATCCGGATCTGTTAGAACAGCGGATCGGTCGTCTGGACCGTATCGGCCAAACCCGCGACATCCAAATTATCGTGCCTTATCTGGAAAACACGGCGCAGGCTATTCTAATCCGCTGGTTCCATGAAGGCTTAGATGCCTTTGAACACACCTGCCCAACCGGGCGTCCGGTGTACGATGCAGTGCATGATGAGCTAATGACCTATTTGGCTGAACCCGCAGAGCAAGCAGGCTTTGATGACTTTATCCAGCGCTGCCACACAAAACATTTAAGCCTGAAAGCGCAGTTGGAAAACGGTCGTGACCGACTGCTGGAAATGAACTCCAACGGTGGAGAACGGGCTCAGGCACTGGTTCAGGCCATTGCCGAACAGGATAACAATGTCGACCTGATAGGCTTCACCATCAACCTGTTTGATATTATTGGTATCAATCAAGAAGATGACAGCGATAACCTGATGATTCTTACCCCATCTGACCATATGCTGGTGCCGGATTTTCCGGGGATCCCACAAGATGGCTGCACCATTACTTTTGACAGAGAAAAAGCGCTGTCGCGGGAAGATGCACAGTTTATCAGTTGGGAACACCCGATTGTGCGTAACGGCCTGGATTTAATTCTGTCAGGTGATACCGGAAGTTGTGCCGTTTCATTATTGAAAAATAAAGCTCTGCCTGTTGGTACCATGCTAATGGAACTGATTTATGTGGTTGAAGCGCAGGCACCAAAGAACTTGCAGCTTACCCGTTTCCTGCCGCCAACCCCAATTCGCCTGATGATGGATCGCAAAGGAACCAACCTTGCTGCACAGGTAGGTTTTGAAAGCTTTAACCGTCAACTTAGCGCAGTAAATCGCCATACTGGCAGCAAGCTGGTTAACGCGGTACAGAAAGATATTCATGAAGTGCTGCAAATGGCAGAAACAGAGATCGCTAAACAGGCTCAAGCCTTGATTGATGGCGCCAAGCAGGAAGCTGATGATACCCTGACGCTGGAATTTAATCGTTTGAATGCGCTGAAAGCCGTCAACCCCACGATTCGTGATGACGAACTGCAAGCCATTGAAGATAACCGTCAGCAAATCCTCGACTGCCTGCAGCAAGCCAGCTGGCGGCTGGATGCAATACGCATGATAGTTGTTTCTCATCAATAA
- a CDS encoding DsbA family oxidoreductase, translating to MKIQIWSDFSCPFCYIGKHHLKQALVSFAEKESVEIVLRSFQLDPSAPKLKQKDIYTHLSEKYDMSIPEANEMTANIAQQAKQTGLDFHFEKLIPTNTFDAHRLLHYAAEQGVMEATSEALFKGMFTDGLNLADIDTLINLANEVGLEPSEVKAVLNSDRYADSVRTDESFARQLKITSVPFFVFDNKYAVSGAQPANVFSDILVKVQEEKARLIQLDNASQGPSCSDDICY from the coding sequence ATGAAAATACAAATATGGTCTGATTTTTCCTGCCCGTTTTGTTATATCGGTAAACATCATCTCAAACAAGCGCTGGTTTCTTTTGCGGAAAAAGAGAGTGTTGAGATTGTATTGCGTAGCTTTCAGCTGGACCCCAGTGCACCAAAGCTAAAACAAAAAGATATTTATACTCATCTTTCTGAAAAATATGACATGAGTATACCTGAAGCCAATGAAATGACGGCGAACATTGCTCAGCAGGCAAAACAGACCGGACTTGATTTTCATTTCGAAAAACTGATACCAACTAACACTTTTGATGCACATCGATTATTACATTACGCTGCAGAACAGGGTGTGATGGAGGCCACCAGTGAGGCCTTGTTCAAGGGTATGTTCACCGATGGACTCAATTTGGCGGATATTGATACGCTGATTAATCTGGCTAATGAAGTTGGATTGGAGCCATCCGAAGTTAAGGCAGTATTAAATTCCGATCGTTATGCGGATAGCGTTCGTACGGATGAATCCTTTGCCCGACAGTTAAAGATAACCTCAGTACCTTTCTTTGTATTTGATAATAAATATGCGGTATCCGGAGCGCAGCCTGCAAATGTGTTTAGCGACATTCTGGTAAAAGTGCAGGAAGAGAAGGCTCGCTTAATTCAACTGGATAATGCCTCACAGGGACCATCCTGTTCTGATGATATTTGCTATTGA
- the thiQ gene encoding thiamine ABC transporter ATP-binding protein ThiQ, translating into MIALNKLSYLYPPLSMCFDLNIQAGERVAILGPSGAGKSTLLHLIAGFVMPESGSLWLNNIEHSHTPPAQRPVSMLFQENNLFAHLTVEQNIGLGLNPGLKLTPDQQQRRLEICRRVGLIDYLDRLPSQLSGGQRQRTALARCLVRDKPILLLDEPFSALDPALRYDMLSLLESVCDEQQLTLMMVSHNLDDAARIAPRTLLVVEGNIVYDDSTQDLLSGKSDAARILGVTS; encoded by the coding sequence ATGATCGCTCTGAATAAATTAAGCTATCTTTATCCACCGCTATCCATGTGTTTTGACCTGAATATTCAGGCTGGTGAGCGCGTTGCCATTCTAGGCCCCAGCGGGGCCGGGAAAAGCACTTTATTACATCTGATTGCCGGATTCGTCATGCCTGAAAGCGGTAGCTTATGGTTGAACAATATTGAACACAGCCATACGCCACCGGCTCAGCGTCCGGTTTCTATGCTATTTCAGGAAAATAATCTGTTTGCTCACCTTACCGTTGAGCAAAATATTGGATTGGGGCTTAATCCCGGCCTTAAGTTAACGCCAGATCAGCAACAAAGACGGCTGGAGATTTGCCGTCGGGTAGGACTCATTGATTACCTTGACCGTTTGCCCTCTCAGCTATCCGGTGGCCAGCGTCAACGTACTGCGCTGGCCCGCTGTCTGGTCAGAGATAAACCTATCCTGCTTTTAGATGAACCATTCTCTGCGCTCGATCCTGCTTTGCGCTACGACATGTTATCTCTGCTGGAAAGCGTATGTGATGAACAACAGCTCACATTAATGATGGTTTCGCATAATCTGGATGATGCAGCACGTATCGCACCGAGAACACTGTTGGTGGTAGAAGGTAATATCGTTTATGACGATTCAACACAGGACCTTCTCAGTGGAAAATCTGATGCAGCACGCATATTGGGTGTAACCAGCTAA
- the djlA gene encoding co-chaperone DjlA — protein sequence MQYWGKILGVILGVISGGGFWAIVLGLIVGHMVDNVRSARRGGFFANQQARQSLFFRTTFQVMGHLTKSKGRVTEVDIQNASMIMDRMQIHGPRRSDAQQAFREGKQSGYPLREKLRELKSICFGRADLIRMFLEIQLQAAFADGVLHPNERQVLYVIAEELGISRVQLDQLLSMIDSGRQFGQSGGWQGQQHNGYRPASGPTLEDACKVLGVKPGDDAATIKRAYRKLMTEHHPDKLVAKGLPQEMMEMAKQKAQEIQGAYDLIKREKGFK from the coding sequence ATGCAGTATTGGGGAAAAATCCTTGGGGTTATTTTAGGTGTAATATCCGGCGGCGGCTTCTGGGCAATAGTTCTGGGCCTGATTGTTGGCCATATGGTAGACAATGTAAGAAGTGCCCGTCGCGGTGGTTTTTTTGCCAATCAGCAGGCGCGTCAGTCGCTATTTTTCCGTACCACCTTTCAGGTTATGGGCCATCTGACTAAGTCAAAAGGTCGGGTAACCGAAGTTGATATTCAAAACGCGTCTATGATTATGGATCGTATGCAGATACATGGTCCGCGCCGCAGTGATGCTCAGCAAGCGTTTCGCGAAGGCAAGCAGAGTGGTTATCCTTTGCGGGAAAAACTGCGAGAGTTAAAAAGCATCTGTTTTGGTCGTGCCGATTTGATTCGTATGTTCCTGGAGATCCAGCTACAGGCAGCATTTGCTGACGGTGTACTGCACCCTAATGAGCGTCAGGTGCTGTATGTGATCGCTGAAGAGTTGGGCATTTCCCGCGTGCAGTTGGATCAACTGCTGAGCATGATTGATAGTGGTCGTCAATTTGGGCAATCCGGTGGATGGCAAGGGCAGCAGCATAATGGCTATCGCCCGGCATCCGGACCTACGTTGGAAGATGCCTGTAAAGTATTAGGTGTAAAACCAGGTGATGATGCAGCCACGATTAAGCGTGCCTACCGGAAATTAATGACAGAACATCACCCGGATAAACTGGTGGCAAAAGGTTTACCGCAAGAGATGATGGAAATGGCTAAACAAAAAGCTCAGGAGATTCAAGGCGCCTACGATTTAATTAAGCGAGAGAAGGGCTTTAAGTAA
- a CDS encoding AAA family ATPase: MLIVFSGLPGVGKTSIAKALTKKMGGVYLRIDSIEQAIRNAGVLLKDVGTSGYDTSYMLAKDNLLLGQTVIADCVNPVSWSRDNWMQVATDAQVPGVDIEIICSDIDEHRLRVESRQSDIPHLALPAWQQIVEKEYQEWKRPRIVIDSAAKDIEGCVDEILNHLQVCT; this comes from the coding sequence ATGTTAATCGTATTCAGCGGGTTACCGGGCGTTGGTAAAACCTCAATAGCTAAAGCACTGACAAAAAAGATGGGCGGCGTTTATCTTCGCATAGACTCCATTGAACAAGCTATTCGTAACGCCGGAGTACTGCTGAAAGACGTAGGAACCTCCGGGTATGACACCAGCTATATGCTGGCAAAGGATAACTTGCTGTTAGGACAAACAGTAATTGCTGACTGTGTTAATCCGGTGAGTTGGTCGCGGGATAACTGGATGCAGGTTGCTACTGATGCACAAGTGCCCGGTGTGGATATTGAGATTATCTGCAGTGATATTGATGAACATCGACTGCGGGTCGAATCCCGCCAGAGTGACATTCCTCATTTGGCATTACCCGCCTGGCAGCAAATTGTAGAAAAAGAGTACCAGGAGTGGAAACGCCCACGCATTGTGATTGATAGTGCTGCTAAGGATATCGAAGGTTGTGTGGATGAAATTCTGAACCATCTTCAGGTGTGTACCTGA